The Paraburkholderia hospita region CCCATGTCGGCGGCCGTCTTTTTCGACAGGCCGAGTTCGATCATTTCGTCGCTCGTCCACAGCGTGCCGTCGACGAGCAGCAGGTCGGCGCTGCGCATCGCATCGCGGATGTGCGGTTCGAGCACGCCGAGGCCGGGCGCATAGAACACGCGTTTGCCGGAACCGGGCGCCGTGATCAGCAGGCCGGTGTTGTCGCCGCGCTGCGGCGCCGCGCGATGCGGCGAGTAGGGCGGCGCCTTGCTCGACAGCGGCAGCGCCTCGATGCGCACGCCTGGCAACGCGGCGATCTCGAACGGGCCCGCATCGAGCGCAATGGTGTGACGTTCGACGCCGCAGTAGTGCGACAGGATCGATACGACGGGAAAACCCGTCGACAGGTCTTGCCAGACGGCATCCGTTGCATGCAGCGGCAGCGGCGCGCTGTTTTCGCGCAGCATCAGCAGGCCTGTTACGTGGTCGATCTGCGCGTCCATCAGCAGCACGGCCGCGATGCCTGTGTCGCGAGCGTGGCGCGCAGGCTGCATTTCAGGGTTCGCGGCGATCTGCGCGAGGATATCGGGTGATGCGTTCACGAGCAGCCACGCCACACCATCGACGCTCACCGCAATCGACGACTGCGTGCGGCGCCGCGCCGTGATCGTGCCTTTGCGCACACCATCGCAATTGCGGCAGTTGCAGTTCCATTGCGGAAAGCCGCCGCCCGCCGACGAACCGAGCACCTTGACCTTCATTGTCCCCTTGCTCCCGAAAGAACTCGCAAAAACGCCCTTGAAACAGGCCTCAATTGATGAGCGCCGCGCATCACGGCAACATCCTGCGCAACAGCCCGTCGCGGTCGATCAACTGATGCTTGAGCGCGCCCGCCACATGCAACGCAATCAACGCAATGAAGATCCATGCGGTGATCTCATGAATGGTGAACCAGAAATGGCGCAAGCCTTTGTCGTCCCAGCCCCACTTCGGCAGCAGCAGTCCCCAGAAGCGCGTGCCGTAGGTGTTGAACGACGAGCCCAGATAGCCTGTCACCGGCATCGCGATCATTGCAGCGTATAAAAGAACCTGCGTAGCGCTCGCGGCGGCGCGTTGCCACGCTCGCATCGGTGGCAATGGCGGCCTGCCGGATACCATGACAACTCCGATGCGCATCAGCACCAGCAGGAAAATCGTCAAGCCAAGCGACTTGTGAAAGTTGATCAGCACGGCCTTGAACGGCAGGCCGCGCGGTAGTCCGACCATATAGAGGCCGATGCCGAGCATCGCGATGATGCAGATCGCGATCAGCCAATGCAGCACGATCAGCACCATCGGGAAGCGCTCGGGCCTCTCTCTGGCGCTGCGCGCGATATCGGTCGAGCGTGTCGCGTTCATGTCGGTTCCCTCGATCATTCGACGACCAGCAGTTCGCCGCGTCCATCGACTGCAAGATCGCCCGCGTAGCGCCGCGGCGGCGTGCGGGCGTCGAGTGCTGCAAACGGCGTGAGGCGCTGCGCTATGGCAGTGCTCGCGGCAGACGCCGCATCGCATTCGGCCTTGAGCGCTCGCGCGAACAGCGACCAGAACACGTCGAAGCCGCGTCCCCCCGTCGTGAACGTGGGCGGGATGCGTTCAGGTCGTTGCAACATCAACAGCGTGCCGCGCCGCATGCCGTAACCATAGTGTGCGCCGACGCGGCCCGCAATGCCGATCGTCCCGGCAACGATTCGCGAGGCTGCGTAGTCGCCCGCGTCGCCACCTATCAACAGCGTGCCGCGCCGCATCCGGTCGCCAAGACGCGCGCCTGCGTTGCCCGCTACGATCAGCGTGCCGCCCGTCATGCCTTCCATGCCGCCGGGCAGCGCGCCAGCCGCGAAGTCGCCGCAATTGCCCGCGACGACGAGTGTTCCGCCGCGCATTTCGCAGCCTGGGAAATGGCCTGTGTCACCGGCTATGTCGAGCGTGCCGCCCGTCATGCGCAAGCCTGCGTAGTCTCCCACCGTGCCGCTGATGCGTAGACTGCCTGCATCGAGTTGCGCGCCAAGCCGGTCCAGCCAGCTCGCGTCGCCTTCGATCACGAGACGCGCATCGTCGCAGCTTGTTTCGACTGCGACGTCGAACAGATCGCCGATTGCGCAAGCTTCGTTGCCCGCAGGCAGCATCCGATGCGCAATCTCCGGGCCCGACAATGCCGACAATGCAGACGGCAACAGTGGCGAGCCATCGACACGAAAACCGGGCGCGGTTTTCACGCGCAACGTGATCGTGCTCATGTCGCACCGTCCGTGGTGCTGTTGTTTGGGCGCTGCACAATGCCTGCAGCCAGTTCGCGCAGCTTGAAATGGTAGGGCCCGAGCTTGCCGCCATAGTTCCCGGCGGAAATACGCACCACACCCTTGCCGGCAGCGGAGGCCGCCTCGATGCCCGCCGTCATCGCCGCGCCAACGTCTGCATCCGTCAAACCGTCGATCACGATCTCCAGCACGCAGCCCGTCTGCGCATCGAGTTCGCTGCGCTGCGACAAACCGGTAAGCGTCGGGCAGAACGCATCGTTGGTCGATGCGACGGCGCCTTTGTACTTCGAGCCGATCTTCGATCCCGAGCGCACGACGCCGCCCGGAAACGGCGTAATCACGTTCGCGAGCCGGTGCATCGCGGCGACGGCGGCCTCGGCGCCCGCGAGCGCGCTATCCAGATCTCGCGCGAGCAGCAGCAGGTTGCCGCCACCGACGGCCTTGACCGTCTGCACCGATTCTTCGCAGACGAATTCGCCGTCCATCACGGGCACACGCCAGTAGCGTATGCCGCCGAGTACTTTCGATATCTGCCAGCCATCGCCAAAGAACCGGAGCGATCCGCCAAGCGGTGCGACATCGGACAGCGGCGCCCGCGTCGTCGCGGGATCAATGCCGTTGTAGACGGCCGTGGTCGGGCAGGTCAGCACGCATTGCCCGACGCGCCGCGCGATCTGCTTGACCAGTTCCTTCGATGACACCGCAAACATCAGCACCGAAATGCCGGGACGTCCATCGGGCGTCGCGTCGGCGGCGATCTCGTGTTCGATGCCCGCTTCGCATCCACAGTCGATCACCGACGTCGCAAAACCCGTCAGCGAATCGGCCGCCGCGCGCGCCCAGCGCGGCGTGTGAGCGGTGATGACGAGGCGCGTTGCCTTCATCGGGAAGGCTTCCGCGAAGGTGTCGTCGATCAGGGTGTCGTTGATCTGCATCGCGCGTCCGCCTTCATGCTCGCGCGAGGCACGCGACGGGCAACAGCCGTCCGCCGCGGCAGCATGCGCAGATTTCGTCGTCGCTGATCGCGGCGTGCGCGAAGTTCGTCGCCAGGTTTGCTTCGCTGTACTGGCGCAAGGTCTTTTCGATGCTCCTGTCGTAGTCGGGCGATACGAAGTGGATGCCGCCCGTCGGCGTCGACACCAGGTTGCCGTCGCGCGCGACCAGTTCACCGTCCTTGAACACATAAGCGGGTGACGTGAACATCCGCTCGCGGTCCGCGTCGTCGCGATACACGGCGATGTCGGCGGCGGCGCCCGGCGCGAGATGGCCGCGATCCTTAAGTCCGAGCAGGCGCGCCGGGCCGGCGCGCGTGATGATCGCGATGTCGTACAACGAGAACTCGCGCTTCAGTTCCGGCAGCGCGCTCGCGACCTTCGCTTCCGGATGTAACCGGTCGATCTGCGCGTCGCGGAACGGCTTGTCCATCAGCAGGCGGATCAGATGCGGATAGCTCGTGAACGGTCCGCCGTTCGGATGATCGGTCGTCATCGACACGCGCCACGGGTCGTCCACCAGCAGGAAGATTTCGAGGCCGATGATCCATTGCAACGCATTCACATAGCTTTGCTCGCGATAGCGGAACGGCACGATGCCGCACCCCGCATCGCATTCGATATCGCCGACGATCCACTTGTGCGGCCGTGCGAGCGGCGCGTTCTTGAACTGCATCATCGTGTCGCCGGAAGCGGTCACGGTCTGCCCGAAGATGATCTGCCCAACATCGATCGACACATTGGGCCGTGCGTTGACAGCCTCGGCAATTGCGCGCGCGCCCGACGAAAATTTGCGCGGGCCTTCCGTGCCGTAACTGTGAAACTGGATGTGCGTGATGTGGATGGGCAGGCCGTCGGCGGCGTCCATTGTCGCGATCGTCGAATCGATATTGCCCGGCACGCCGAGGTTGCTTGCGTGAACGTGCAGCGGATGCGGCACGCGCAACTCGGTCAACGCGCGCGTCAGCGTGCGCAACACGTCTCGCGGCGTGATGCCGTAATGCGTGTGCGCTTCGTCGACATCGAGCGAACGCTGGTTGAACTTGAACGCTGAGATGCCGCCCGGATTGACCACCTTCACGCCGAGCGCGCGGCTCGCGTGCATCGTCCAGCCGACGTAATCGCGCACGCGCTCGAAGTCGTCTTTCGCGGCGAGCATCTGCAACAGCAGTTCGTCGTTGCCGAGCATCACGTAGGCGCCGTGATCGATGATCGGCGTGTCGCCCATTTCCAGATGCGCGTGACGCGCGTTCGACGCGATCATCGCGGGCTCGAAGGCCGCCGTGTAGCCCATTTCCGCGTAACGGTAGCCGGTGGCGAGCGTGCCCGGCGTGCAGACGCCGCACGACGGCATGCGCAGATAGCGGCCCCGTTCGTCCTGCACAGCTTCGTACGATGCATCGCGCGGCGCGTCGTCGCGATGATCTTCGGGCAACAGCAGCCGCGACAGGTTGGTCTTGCCGCCGCCGATGTGCGAATGCAGGTCGATGCCGCCCGCCATCACGATCATGCCTTGCGCGTCGTAGTCGCGATCGACGGCGCCGTCGGCGGGCGCATCGACGATGCGGCCATCGCGGATATAGACGTCGCGCTGCTCGCCGTCGACGCCGTTCGCGGGATCGTAGACGCGGCCGCCTTTGAGTCGCGCGATGCTCATGCCGGGCTCCGTGTCTGCGCGGCGCGCGCCGCGAGCGCGTCGGCAAGATGCGTCGCGATGAACGCAACGGTTGGCAGCGCAACGTGCCGCGCCGCATGCAGCGGCACGACGACGGACGTATCGACGCGAAACAGATGACCGTCGCTGTCGATGCCGGGCGTTGCGACGGGAATGAAGATCGTCTTCGCGCTGCGCGTTTGCGGATCGAGCGCAGAGCCGAGTGCGGGCGTGCCGAGCACGATCAAAGGCGTGTTTGCGTCGAGCGTAGACGGCAGCGGATGCGGGTCGAAGCTCGCCGTCCACAGCAACGCATCCGCTTCGCCCGCAGCGAGCAGACGTTCGGTGCGATAGCGGTAAGGATCGTGGTCGAGGGGTGGCGTGCCCGGTGGCCGGTCGGGCTTCGACACGCGCGTGCGCAACGGAAAGCCCGACAGCCATGTGATCGTCTGGTTGACGCTCAGCACGCCGTCCGCACCGCCGAGCGTCAGGACGCCCGCGCGGCTCGTGCGGTTGATCGCCTTGACGATCCGGTGCAGCGCTTCGATCAGCAGCGCTGCATGCGGGTGAGGCAATGCCGCCGGCTCGATCACGAACGCCGTGTAACGCGCTTCGACGATGCGTGCCATCAACGAAGCGAGCGCCGTCGCGATGCCCGTGGCGTCATTGAGTGATTCGGGTTTGCGGCCTTCGGCAAGTGCCGACCAGAGCGCGAGCACGTCGTGCGGCGAAGCGTCGGCGAGTAGCGAAGTACTACGCGTGTCGTTAGCCTGGCTGGCGGACGGATCGGTTTCGCAACAGACGAAGCGGATTTCGCGCTGCATCGACGTGCCGCTCGCAATGCGCTCGTAAAAGCGCGGATGCCGGGCGGCAGGTTCGCATGAGAAAACCACCAGCAGATCGGCGCGCGAGCGCACTTCGGACAAGGTCGTGAAGAATGCGCCGCGATCCTGCAGCGCGAGCGTCGAGGCGCTCAGCGCGTCGCCATGCAGCGAATCGAGAATCGCGCCGCAGCCAGCAGCGAGCGCATAGAGTGCGCGCGCGCCGGCGATGTCCGTTGCACAGCCCCCGAAGAGCGGCCGGCGCGCCTGCGCGAGCACGGCGGCGGCTGCGTCGAGTGCGATATCGAGCGAGACAGGGGAGCCGTTGACGGCAGGCGAGCAGACGTTGTCGCTGGCGTCATAGCGGGTCAATGCATCGGCGAGCCGCGCGCATTGCGTGTCGGGCGCAGCGAGCGTCTGAGCGCCGGAGAGATGGGCTTCGATGTCGTCGCACAACAGCGGGCAGAAGGGGCAGGTCCAGTCGTGGGTTGTCGAAACGGATGGCAATGGCCCATCGGCGGCCGATGTCGCGTTGACATGCGTGACGGGGGACGTGGACTCGTGCATAAGACCCCGACCAGCAAGGTCCGTGCCGATCTCGCTGTTGCCGCGTGGAGGCCTAGCGCCAGCACGGTCGCCGGCATTTCGACGTGACCGCGCGGGCAAACCGCGGGGAAACGACTCGCTGCGTCGAACGTGAACACCTCATGAGCGGCCCAATACGTCCCGCCGCGCGACAGGCCACGCGCAGAACAGTATGTGCTTCGCGCTGCAACAGTGTGTCACTTGAGGACAGTGCGCGGCCCACTGCGCATGCGATCCGCGCCGTTGCTGCAGCGCGGATCGCGTGGCATGGATATTGATTCGCGGATCAGGTCGCAGCGTCTGAGCGCGTCGCGTCTGTGGTGCGAAGCCTGCCGTCGTGAAGCGCCGATGCGATAAGCCATGCATACGCGCCGCTGCGTGCCGCTGCATCGAGATCGTCACAATGGCGGATGCCGCCTGCGCCGATGATCGAACGCTGGCCCGCCTGCGCGTGGATCAGGTTGAACGTATCGAGGTCGGGGCCGTCGTCGGCGCCAACCTGATCGAGCGTCATCACGATCACGCGCGACGGCCATGACGCGGGAGCACGCAGCGCCTGCGCGAGTTCGGGGGCCGCGATCAGCTGACGGCCGCGATGATCGAGCGACAGGATGGGCGCGTAGCCGGCCGCTTCGGCTTTTTGCAGCGCATCGAGCGAGTGCAGCGATTCGGAGCCGAACACGGGCACGATGCGCGCGTGTGCCGAGCCGGTTGCAGCGGCGATGCGCGACAGATGGGCAAGCATCGACGGGAAATCGGCGAAGCCCGCGTCGAGCCAGATTTCGAACGGGCGGCTGTGTGGCTCGACATGCGCATGCGGATGCGCGAGGCTCACGGCGAGCGCGGCCAGCGTCGACGGATCGGCTTCGCGCGACATGATCGCGCCGAGATCCGCCACGTACAGCGCAGGCGCGGCTGTCGCGGCAACGAGCGCGCGGGCGATGGGTAGCGGCTCGCTCGTTGCGCACAGCGATGACTGGATGGGCCGATAGTTCGCGCGGTCGCCGCGTATGGCGCGCACTGCGTGGCCGTCGAGCAGATCGAGAACCGGGATCACCTGCATGCGGAGACGTTCCTTGATGAAGCTCTGGGTTTATGAGTATCTCACTGGCGGCGGCATCGACGCGCAACTCGCGGGCAGCAGCAGTCTCGCGGATCTGAGCGCGCTGGTCGTCGAAGGGCGCGTGATGCGCGATGCGATTGTCGGCGATCTGCGGCAACTCGACGGCGTGCAGGTCAGCTTTGCGAGTTCGCGCTTCGAGCATGTCGCTGAAGGCGTTGCGCATTGCCGCGCGAAGCCGGGCGAATCGATGCTGGAGTTTGTCTCGCGGGCCGCGCGCGAGCACGACTACGCGTGGATCGTCGCGCCCGAATGCGATGGACTGATGCTCGATCTCGCCGACGCCGTCGGTCCCGCGCGCTGGATCGGTTGCACGAAGGAAGCGATCGCGCTCGCGTCGAGCAAGCGCGCGACGGCGGCGCGGCTCGCGTCGCTCGGTATTGC contains the following coding sequences:
- the pqqB gene encoding pyrroloquinoline quinone biosynthesis protein PqqB, whose protein sequence is MKVKVLGSSAGGGFPQWNCNCRNCDGVRKGTITARRRTQSSIAVSVDGVAWLLVNASPDILAQIAANPEMQPARHARDTGIAAVLLMDAQIDHVTGLLMLRENSAPLPLHATDAVWQDLSTGFPVVSILSHYCGVERHTIALDAGPFEIAALPGVRIEALPLSSKAPPYSPHRAAPQRGDNTGLLITAPGSGKRVFYAPGLGVLEPHIRDAMRSADLLLVDGTLWTSDEMIELGLSKKTAADMGHLAQTGPGGMIEVLDSLDRPNARKVLIHINNTNPILIDDGPERRALAQHGIEVAHDGMLFEL
- a CDS encoding cytochrome b, whose translation is MNATRSTDIARSARERPERFPMVLIVLHWLIAICIIAMLGIGLYMVGLPRGLPFKAVLINFHKSLGLTIFLLVLMRIGVVMVSGRPPLPPMRAWQRAAASATQVLLYAAMIAMPVTGYLGSSFNTYGTRFWGLLLPKWGWDDKGLRHFWFTIHEITAWIFIALIALHVAGALKHQLIDRDGLLRRMLP
- a CDS encoding formylmethanofuran dehydrogenase subunit C codes for the protein MSTITLRVKTAPGFRVDGSPLLPSALSALSGPEIAHRMLPAGNEACAIGDLFDVAVETSCDDARLVIEGDASWLDRLGAQLDAGSLRISGTVGDYAGLRMTGGTLDIAGDTGHFPGCEMRGGTLVVAGNCGDFAAGALPGGMEGMTGGTLIVAGNAGARLGDRMRRGTLLIGGDAGDYAASRIVAGTIGIAGRVGAHYGYGMRRGTLLMLQRPERIPPTFTTGGRGFDVFWSLFARALKAECDAASAASTAIAQRLTPFAALDARTPPRRYAGDLAVDGRGELLVVE
- the fhcD gene encoding formylmethanofuran--tetrahydromethanopterin N-formyltransferase, which encodes MQINDTLIDDTFAEAFPMKATRLVITAHTPRWARAAADSLTGFATSVIDCGCEAGIEHEIAADATPDGRPGISVLMFAVSSKELVKQIARRVGQCVLTCPTTAVYNGIDPATTRAPLSDVAPLGGSLRFFGDGWQISKVLGGIRYWRVPVMDGEFVCEESVQTVKAVGGGNLLLLARDLDSALAGAEAAVAAMHRLANVITPFPGGVVRSGSKIGSKYKGAVASTNDAFCPTLTGLSQRSELDAQTGCVLEIVIDGLTDADVGAAMTAGIEAASAAGKGVVRISAGNYGGKLGPYHFKLRELAAGIVQRPNNSTTDGAT
- a CDS encoding formylmethanofuran dehydrogenase subunit A; protein product: MSIARLKGGRVYDPANGVDGEQRDVYIRDGRIVDAPADGAVDRDYDAQGMIVMAGGIDLHSHIGGGKTNLSRLLLPEDHRDDAPRDASYEAVQDERGRYLRMPSCGVCTPGTLATGYRYAEMGYTAAFEPAMIASNARHAHLEMGDTPIIDHGAYVMLGNDELLLQMLAAKDDFERVRDYVGWTMHASRALGVKVVNPGGISAFKFNQRSLDVDEAHTHYGITPRDVLRTLTRALTELRVPHPLHVHASNLGVPGNIDSTIATMDAADGLPIHITHIQFHSYGTEGPRKFSSGARAIAEAVNARPNVSIDVGQIIFGQTVTASGDTMMQFKNAPLARPHKWIVGDIECDAGCGIVPFRYREQSYVNALQWIIGLEIFLLVDDPWRVSMTTDHPNGGPFTSYPHLIRLLMDKPFRDAQIDRLHPEAKVASALPELKREFSLYDIAIITRAGPARLLGLKDRGHLAPGAAADIAVYRDDADRERMFTSPAYVFKDGELVARDGNLVSTPTGGIHFVSPDYDRSIEKTLRQYSEANLATNFAHAAISDDEICACCRGGRLLPVACLARA
- a CDS encoding molybdopterin-binding domain-containing protein, with amino-acid sequence MHESTSPVTHVNATSAADGPLPSVSTTHDWTCPFCPLLCDDIEAHLSGAQTLAAPDTQCARLADALTRYDASDNVCSPAVNGSPVSLDIALDAAAAVLAQARRPLFGGCATDIAGARALYALAAGCGAILDSLHGDALSASTLALQDRGAFFTTLSEVRSRADLLVVFSCEPAARHPRFYERIASGTSMQREIRFVCCETDPSASQANDTRSTSLLADASPHDVLALWSALAEGRKPESLNDATGIATALASLMARIVEARYTAFVIEPAALPHPHAALLIEALHRIVKAINRTSRAGVLTLGGADGVLSVNQTITWLSGFPLRTRVSKPDRPPGTPPLDHDPYRYRTERLLAAGEADALLWTASFDPHPLPSTLDANTPLIVLGTPALGSALDPQTRSAKTIFIPVATPGIDSDGHLFRVDTSVVVPLHAARHVALPTVAFIATHLADALAARAAQTRSPA
- a CDS encoding HisA/HisF-related TIM barrel protein, producing the protein MQVIPVLDLLDGHAVRAIRGDRANYRPIQSSLCATSEPLPIARALVAATAAPALYVADLGAIMSREADPSTLAALAVSLAHPHAHVEPHSRPFEIWLDAGFADFPSMLAHLSRIAAATGSAHARIVPVFGSESLHSLDALQKAEAAGYAPILSLDHRGRQLIAAPELAQALRAPASWPSRVIVMTLDQVGADDGPDLDTFNLIHAQAGQRSIIGAGGIRHCDDLDAAARSGAYAWLIASALHDGRLRTTDATRSDAAT